In a genomic window of Streptomyces sp. NBC_01231:
- a CDS encoding site-specific integrase: MVAGQPAPTGRARRGAMPPAVPVTVIDDPALPEVLAELAAVRADEMDADTVNRALSIARKAIGWWQQQGWIICDPTIGIERRPAPPDRTKALAENQIAALWRLDAALREKTFWKMLYESAARADEVLCLNVEDPYPQDKRGKITAKGGATEWIHWQSGTAQLLPRLIAGRTRGPLFLTDRKAPAGTPTLDVCPETGRARLSYRRAEEIFEENTRLPANPLASPKDIEDLNGWTLHRLRHSALTHDAEDGTSTPMLLARSRHASVRSLERYARRGVDAVARHVASRDPAARRRS, translated from the coding sequence ATGGTTGCCGGGCAGCCGGCGCCGACTGGACGGGCCCGCCGCGGCGCGATGCCGCCTGCCGTCCCGGTCACCGTCATCGACGACCCGGCCCTGCCGGAGGTCCTGGCGGAGCTCGCCGCCGTGCGGGCCGACGAGATGGACGCCGACACCGTCAATCGCGCGCTGTCCATCGCACGCAAGGCGATCGGCTGGTGGCAGCAGCAGGGCTGGATCATCTGCGACCCGACCATCGGCATCGAGCGGCGCCCGGCCCCGCCGGACCGCACCAAAGCCCTCGCCGAGAACCAGATCGCCGCCCTGTGGCGACTGGACGCGGCGCTGCGGGAGAAGACGTTCTGGAAGATGCTCTACGAGTCCGCCGCCCGCGCGGACGAGGTGCTGTGTCTGAACGTGGAGGACCCCTACCCGCAGGACAAGCGCGGCAAGATCACCGCCAAGGGCGGGGCGACCGAGTGGATCCACTGGCAGTCCGGCACCGCCCAGCTGCTGCCCCGCCTGATCGCTGGCCGTACCCGCGGCCCGCTGTTCCTCACCGACCGCAAGGCCCCGGCCGGGACGCCGACATTGGACGTGTGCCCGGAGACCGGCCGGGCTCGGCTCTCTTACCGCCGGGCCGAGGAAATCTTCGAGGAGAATACCCGGCTGCCGGCCAACCCGCTCGCCTCACCCAAGGACATCGAGGACCTGAACGGCTGGACGCTGCACCGGCTCAGGCACAGTGCGTTGACACACGATGCGGAGGACGGCACGTCCACGCCGATGCTGTTGGCCCGCTCCCGCCATGCCTCCGTACGCTCCCTGGAGCGGTACGCCCGCCGCGGTGTCGACGCGGTCGCCCGGCACGTCGCCTCACGCGACCCGGCCGCACGCCGCCGCAGCTGA
- a CDS encoding class I SAM-dependent methyltransferase codes for MLKRQDETRAAYDGVVELYASMFANRLETQPFARNMIGTFAELVRATGNLRVADVGCGPGHLTAMLHDLGLDAFGLDLSPAMVDHARRAEPALRFDEARMEALPVEDGALGGVLAHYSMIHTPPGELPALLAEQVRVLAPGGLLLVSFFGTEGPEPVRFDHKVTPAYSWPADRFAELLAGAGLVTFARLLHDPASERGFLDTHVLARRP; via the coding sequence ATGTTAAAACGCCAGGATGAGACCAGGGCGGCCTATGACGGGGTCGTCGAGCTGTATGCGTCGATGTTCGCTAATCGGTTGGAGACGCAGCCGTTCGCGCGGAACATGATCGGCACCTTCGCCGAGCTCGTGCGTGCCACGGGGAACCTGCGGGTAGCCGACGTCGGATGCGGTCCCGGTCATCTGACGGCCATGCTGCACGACTTGGGGCTGGACGCCTTCGGGCTCGACCTCTCCCCGGCCATGGTCGACCACGCCCGGCGGGCCGAGCCGGCGCTGCGGTTCGACGAAGCGCGAATGGAGGCCCTGCCGGTCGAGGACGGCGCGCTCGGCGGAGTGCTGGCCCACTACTCGATGATTCATACCCCACCTGGAGAATTGCCTGCGCTGCTCGCTGAGCAGGTGCGTGTCCTGGCACCAGGGGGCCTGCTCCTGGTGTCCTTCTTCGGGACCGAGGGACCGGAGCCGGTCCGCTTCGACCATAAGGTGACGCCCGCCTATAGCTGGCCGGCGGACCGGTTCGCCGAACTGCTGGCGGGGGCCGGGCTCGTCACGTTCGCCCGACTGCTCCACGACCCAGCGTCCGAGCGGGGCTTCCTCGACACCCATGTGCTGGCCCGCCGCCCGTAG
- a CDS encoding dienelactone hydrolase family protein — translation MTTVTTRTVEYAADGLTMIGHLALPAGVDRRPAVLVGPEGMGLSDVERRRADVLAELGYVALAFDLHGGRYLGDPEEMLARCMPLLADPDRMRGIGHAALDVLRVEPRTDPDRIAAVGYGTGGAIALELGRDGVDLRAIGTVNATTTGRPGETARIRCPVWAGVGSEDPIMPPAQRDAFTTEMQAAGVDWRLVVYGGALHAFHHPPVDHTVVPGVGYHPRHAQRAWRDVVDLLAECLPITE, via the coding sequence ATGACGACGGTTACAACGCGCACGGTCGAATACGCGGCCGACGGCCTGACGATGATCGGGCACCTCGCGCTCCCGGCCGGTGTCGACCGCCGGCCCGCGGTCCTGGTCGGGCCTGAGGGGATGGGGCTCAGCGACGTCGAGCGTCGCCGGGCCGATGTACTCGCCGAGCTGGGATACGTGGCGCTGGCCTTCGACCTCCACGGCGGGCGCTATTTGGGCGACCCTGAGGAGATGCTTGCCCGTTGCATGCCGCTTCTTGCCGACCCCGACCGGATGCGAGGCATCGGCCACGCGGCGCTCGACGTGCTCCGCGTCGAGCCGCGGACCGACCCCGACCGGATCGCCGCCGTCGGCTACGGCACCGGGGGCGCAATCGCGCTGGAACTCGGGCGCGACGGCGTCGACCTGCGCGCGATCGGGACAGTCAACGCAACTACCACGGGCCGACCGGGCGAGACGGCGCGCATCCGCTGCCCAGTGTGGGCCGGGGTCGGGTCGGAAGACCCGATCATGCCGCCCGCGCAACGGGACGCATTCACCACCGAGATGCAGGCCGCGGGCGTCGACTGGCGCCTCGTGGTCTACGGCGGCGCCTTACACGCCTTCCACCACCCACCGGTCGACCACACCGTGGTCCCCGGCGTCGGCTACCACCCACGGCACGCGCAGCGAGCGTGGCGTGACGTCGTCGACCTGCTCGCCGAGTGCCTGCCCATCACGGAGTGA
- a CDS encoding DUF3289 family protein encodes MLLLLGAATPSAIADGGGSPPGKTLYRDTEVKISYRKFGVGDPQQSKVPPAIREKTPEGSYLAQFQVENLSQREINDWSLTFELPDRITATDAVRLDSGQGDRATFQSTPANKVIEPGETATLWYSARPDGSAHTPTWANFAKDGASPTKDTDGDGLTDDIEQRAKLDPKAKDTDRDGLTDFVELGNRSDALKRDTDSDGVPDGQEDPDGDNITNQRELQLKTAAGNPDTDADDLADGKELAQHTDPVKADTDGDGVEDGQEDRIGSDPRTAESAFDVTRTADGGVTEASAAVEGLRPDQVQAVDITKLPADQKQFPKSTPGYLGNGYQLSADGTSGRAKVSFAIDPKRTGPGIKPAVYRYDEESQRLVKVAAQRLDGNTITATADDPAKYVVLDSRAFDKAVEQGSRTHATQDAQQSKDSDNDGISDYDERQIRDGRILTGNGLPVGKLDPDNPDSDGDSVVDGKEIQVVTGKLNGAADQVYAKLASNPLKRDTDGDGKRDGADKQPMVVVPTDMLIHQSANREGHRKEADPSDVEVPPNPLVADDLTFNDYTYDELTDLSWQFYVASFTPESWMWGEFNSIMNAGKDGADYDHQQAVVDLYNAFRYGRDGQSAGTVTVDDNFDPARFQTVGSGTALSRAVAASPQENQYIEKAEGIITRLLQENRGDTAPFTVGDKLDQNLLYQEFNRTGLKYPTYDFSVSDDNQRALSIAIHQFHGHTIQLKDYTVSGNTFSGKLLFHSYDHFGLDPDDEITTYGFIDWFTLQHYDRFDGKYTPPIAQADVEVSISGSF; translated from the coding sequence GTGTTACTTCTGCTTGGGGCCGCAACACCGTCGGCCATCGCCGACGGCGGCGGCTCACCTCCAGGGAAAACGCTCTACCGCGACACCGAGGTCAAGATCTCCTACCGGAAGTTCGGCGTCGGCGACCCGCAGCAGAGCAAGGTGCCGCCAGCGATCCGCGAGAAGACGCCCGAGGGCTCCTACCTCGCGCAGTTCCAGGTCGAGAACCTCTCCCAGCGCGAGATCAACGACTGGTCCCTGACCTTCGAGCTCCCCGACCGGATCACCGCCACCGACGCGGTACGGCTGGACTCCGGGCAGGGCGACCGTGCAACCTTCCAGAGCACCCCGGCGAACAAGGTGATCGAGCCGGGCGAGACCGCCACGCTCTGGTACAGCGCCCGGCCCGACGGCAGCGCGCACACCCCGACCTGGGCGAACTTCGCCAAGGACGGCGCGAGCCCGACCAAGGACACTGACGGCGACGGCCTCACGGACGACATCGAGCAGCGCGCCAAGCTCGACCCGAAGGCCAAGGACACCGACCGCGACGGCCTGACCGACTTCGTCGAACTCGGTAACCGCAGCGACGCGCTCAAGCGCGACACCGACAGCGACGGCGTCCCCGACGGCCAGGAGGACCCCGACGGGGACAACATCACCAACCAGCGTGAGCTGCAGCTCAAGACCGCCGCAGGCAACCCGGACACCGACGCGGACGACCTGGCGGACGGCAAGGAGCTCGCCCAGCACACCGATCCGGTCAAGGCCGACACCGACGGCGACGGCGTTGAGGACGGCCAGGAGGACCGTATCGGCTCCGACCCGCGCACCGCCGAGTCCGCCTTCGACGTGACGCGCACGGCGGACGGCGGCGTCACCGAGGCCTCCGCCGCGGTCGAGGGCCTGCGTCCCGATCAGGTGCAGGCCGTCGACATCACCAAGCTCCCGGCCGACCAGAAGCAGTTCCCGAAGTCCACGCCGGGCTATCTGGGCAACGGCTACCAGCTCTCGGCCGATGGGACATCCGGCCGGGCGAAGGTCTCCTTCGCGATCGACCCGAAGCGGACCGGTCCCGGTATCAAGCCGGCCGTCTACCGCTACGACGAAGAGTCCCAGCGTCTGGTCAAGGTGGCGGCCCAGCGGCTCGACGGAAACACCATCACGGCCACGGCCGACGACCCGGCCAAGTACGTCGTGCTCGACAGCCGGGCCTTCGACAAGGCGGTCGAGCAGGGCTCCCGCACCCATGCCACCCAGGACGCCCAGCAGTCGAAGGACTCCGACAACGACGGGATCAGCGACTACGACGAGCGGCAGATCCGGGACGGCCGCATCCTGACGGGCAATGGGCTGCCCGTCGGAAAGCTGGACCCCGACAACCCGGACTCGGACGGCGACTCGGTCGTGGACGGCAAGGAGATCCAGGTCGTCACCGGAAAACTGAACGGGGCGGCTGACCAGGTCTACGCGAAGCTCGCCTCGAATCCGCTGAAGCGGGACACGGACGGCGACGGGAAGCGCGACGGCGCCGACAAGCAGCCCATGGTGGTCGTGCCGACGGACATGCTGATCCACCAGTCCGCGAACCGGGAGGGGCACCGCAAGGAGGCCGACCCGAGTGACGTCGAGGTGCCACCGAACCCGCTGGTGGCGGACGACCTGACGTTCAACGACTACACCTACGACGAGCTGACGGATCTCAGCTGGCAGTTCTACGTCGCTTCGTTCACCCCAGAGTCCTGGATGTGGGGCGAATTCAACAGCATCATGAACGCCGGAAAGGACGGAGCGGACTACGACCACCAGCAGGCAGTCGTCGACCTGTACAACGCATTCCGCTACGGCCGCGACGGCCAGAGCGCGGGCACCGTCACGGTGGACGACAACTTCGACCCGGCCCGCTTCCAGACGGTCGGCTCCGGCACCGCCCTGTCCCGGGCGGTTGCGGCATCGCCTCAAGAGAACCAGTACATCGAGAAGGCCGAGGGGATCATCACCCGGCTCCTCCAGGAAAACCGTGGTGACACGGCGCCGTTCACGGTCGGGGACAAGCTCGACCAGAACCTGCTGTACCAGGAGTTCAACCGCACGGGCCTGAAGTACCCGACGTACGACTTCTCCGTCAGCGACGACAACCAGAGGGCGCTGTCCATCGCCATCCACCAGTTCCACGGACACACGATCCAACTGAAGGACTACACGGTCAGCGGGAACACGTTCTCCGGGAAACTGCTCTTCCATTCCTACGACCACTTCGGTCTCGACCCGGACGACGAGATCACCACGTACGGCTTCATCGACTGGTTTACGCTGCAGCACTACGACCGGTTCGACGGGAAGTACACCCCGCCGATCGCCCAGGCAGACGTCGAGGTGTCCATCAGTGGGTCGTTCTGA